From the genome of Gemmatimonas phototrophica, one region includes:
- a CDS encoding four helix bundle protein, whose translation MAHNPQKLEVVRRAFALAVTVHRLADEYTAAMARVSPGMRAQLLRAVDSMALNLTEGAGCESPTKTATFCTTAIGSCNEVELQLRLASALEVLPPTKDYITDEVIEVRRLIYGFRKYVLSHPPITPTPGPASQ comes from the coding sequence ATGGCACACAATCCGCAAAAACTCGAAGTGGTGCGCCGGGCGTTTGCGCTGGCGGTAACGGTGCACCGGCTTGCTGACGAATACACGGCGGCCATGGCTCGCGTATCGCCGGGCATGCGTGCGCAGCTGCTGCGCGCGGTGGACTCCATGGCGCTCAATCTCACCGAAGGCGCCGGCTGTGAGTCTCCGACCAAGACCGCGACTTTCTGCACAACGGCCATTGGATCCTGCAACGAAGTCGAACTGCAACTGCGTCTGGCGTCTGCCTTGGAGGTCCTTCCCCCCACCAAGGACTACATCACCGATGAAGTCATCGAAGTCCGCCGGTTGATCTACGGATTCCGCAAATACGTGCTGTCACATCCACCCATCACCCCCACGCCCGGCCCCGCCAGCCAATGA